The genomic region CGTTAAATTCTCTATCTGATTTTGGATGTGCTGCCATTACTATATGCACTGATTTCGATGTGGATGTTTCCAGCTGGTTCTCTAGTTGTCCGTTGGGGGTTGGTTTAATTAGTTTGGATTCAATTTGTTGCGATAACTCTGTGGGCAAGGTGACGCCTAATTTTTCTAGTTGCTGCGCATTGCTCAAAAGCTTCTGTAGTTCCTCGAGATCGGCTTTTTGCTGCACATTACTACTCTTTTGCTTGGACACCTCATGCGGTTTGTGTGTTTCGATGAATCGTGGCGGTTCCTTTGTCGCCGTCTTATATATCATTGGTGGCTTCATATTCTTATACGAATTCCGCTCATCATCCTCAAGCTTCTTGAAGAACTCTTGGTAATGTTCGAAATCCTTGTCATATGTCGAGCTCGTTGGGTTCGCTGGTGCCGCCATGGCCAACTCACGCAACTCCTCGCTGGATGTGGGTTCTTCCACAGCATTACCTTTTTTCGCAACATGCGGCCTTGCCGTAGTAGCGGTGTTCTGTTGCTGAGAGTCTGTCTTAAGTATATTCTCGAATGGTTTGTACTCAAGTGCCTTATCTGCCTTTTCGGGGTAAATGATTTGTGCGCCATTAGAATTATGAACGGTGGGGGTGTGCACGGATGCGGAAGTTACCAGATTAGACAAGGAAGAAAAGTCACGTGTGTAACTACTAACAGTCGGTGTGGGCGCGACCGGTTCTAAAACACCCTGGACGCCATGTATCTTTACACGTTCCAGCTCCTGTACTTTGCTTAACAGCTTCTGTAGCTGTACAAAGTCACTTGGATCGACCTCTTGTAGACTGCTACCAGAGCCGGTATCGTTTGTAATGTCAATGATTTTCTGTGCAAAGTTCTGCGTGCGCTTGGCGGATGGTTTCGCAGCAGTGGCAGCTGTGGAGATTTCAATGCGTCCGAAGGCGCCTTGTTCTGCACTTGCCACCTGCTGATAGAGTTCCTGTAAATGTGCGAAATCATTTGAAAGCACACGGTTATCGTCGTACTTGGAGTTGGGCGCATTCACCTTTCGTGTGGTGAAACCTACAAACGGAATTGGCGTATCCGTTGTCGTTGCGCGTATACTATTTTCAATCTTGGCTGAGTTCAAACGTTCCAGCTGTTGCACGCGGCTGATGAGTTCCTGCAACTGATCGTTATCAGCATCCGATTTTTTGGGCTTCAGTCCACTAAGACTGTTAGTGATGCGATGTGCCAAATCGGTTGAACTTAGAGCGGGTGTTGGCGTGGTTGTTGTAGTCGTGCTTGTGGTGGTCGAAGTAGTAGTTGTTGGTGGGTGAGTGCTCGTCGTAGTCGTAGGTGCAGGTGTTGTTGTGGTAGTCGTAGACGTTGTGGTGCTGGTGCGTGCGCGGTCCAACTCCGCGAAGTATTTCTGCAATTGTGCCAATTCACGATAACTCGGTGCCGGTGTTCGTGGTGTTGTTgtagtggttgttgttgtaggagCAACCGTTGTACTAGTGCGCGCCCGTGCCTGCTCAAAAAGACGCTGCAAGTCAGCATCATCCAAATCGCCCAATATTAAAGTGCGTTGCGTAGTCGTAGTTGTTGGCTTTGGTGTTGTAGTCGTCGCGAGCTTTCTGCCAGTTTGCTTAGCGCGCGCTTGCTCGTACAAACGCTCAAGCTCTCGATCGTCGGTAAGCAGTTTTTGCAAATTGAAAACGTCTGTGGGTGCCAGTGCACCACCTAATCCACCAACACCACCGAGGCCACCAAGCCCACCAAGCCCAGCCAAAAAACCACCTCCAGCCCGCACAGGCTGGGTCTGTGGTTTCTTCGTCGTACGCGCATTGGCCTGCTCCAACGTCTGCAGTTGGCGCAACACCTGTTGCAGTTGTGCAGCATCCGCTTGTGCCGAACTACGCGTAGCCGGTGTGGACTGTAGCGCGAGTTCGTTGAAACGATTCACTAAACTTGGCGTACGTGGCGCGGGCGTTGGCGCGGCGAATTGAAATGCTCCCGCACGTGCGGCATTGGCAGCCGTAGTCGTCGGTGGAATAGTTTTCTGCACATTACTAGGATTTGTGCGCAATTTTTCCAGCTCTTGCAGATTCTCGAGCAGCTTACTCAGTTGGTCAGTATTTGGCGCCTCTGTCTGGTGATTACCCAAACTGCCGAAATTAATATCAATATTCGGATCAATGCGTCTTCGCGGCTTCTTCGGTTCAATTAGCAGAGGCTCCCCGTTCGTTATCAAATTCGGAGTTGTGGGTGCTGGCGTAGTTGTCgtggtagtggtggtggtggtactGGTTGTCGGTCGAATAGTTGTGGTGGGAGTCAATACTTTTGGATTGACATTTAAACGCTCAAGTTCTTGCAAATTCTGGAGTAACTTCTCTAGTTCACTGCTGGCTGCTTTATTCGAACCAGCTACTGTGCCGAGTCTTGGCAACTTAGCTGTCGATATCTCACTTCCACCAGCCGCAAGCTCAACGTGTCCCTTTAAATTATTGCCCTTCTTCAAGTCCTTCCGTTTTCGGCCACCCACTATGCCAAAACGTGTGAGATAACCCTCCACCTCCGGCTTAACGCGTATCTCTTCGCCAATATTTAGCGGCTTAAAGCTCGCATAGGCGTCAGGCCTGATCTTTGGGGAGAGACTATAGCCTTGCAATTCCTTAAGATTGGAAATGCTTAGAGTTTGTGGCACATAAGTGGATATTACTGGCTGCGGCGCACTTTCTGCCGCATAGTAATCATCGATCGTAAAACGATTGCGTGATTGTGTTTGTCCAACTATACCCAAACTTTCCAAAACATCCGCGACAGGGCGCACCGTTGTTATTTGGGGCATTGGCTTGCGCTGCTTGAGAAAATCTGCGTTCTTAGCGCTGTAATGACTGCTATAACGGTGCACTGGTTTCGAGGTTGGATTGCGCTCTACGTGCGTTTCGTAGGCCGCGCTATTAGTGACGGGTTGAAAACCGATCGGTGCGTGCTGGCTGGGTGAAGTCATCTTAAATATGACTGGCGCTGGTGGTGGTGGGTGATATGTGGTTGGGCTGGGTGCAAACGCCTTTTGTGTTTTCAATGAATAAAAAGGTTTGTAAGTGGTTGCTGCAAAATTGCCAATGGGCGCAGTTTCCGTTTTCACTGGCGCGCTTGGATCGGGCGTAAGAAACTTGATGGGTGGGTGTGATGTGTAGGCGCCAATAACTTTCGTGACAGGCGGACGTGTGTAGAGCTCCTAAATGTAAAGATAAAGTGATATATTACTAAGAGGTTTAGCAAAATAGAGGGCGGCACTGTCTTTACCTGTATGTTTTCCTCCGTATTATTGTCCGTATTGAAAGGTAACACCAACATTAGCGCACGCATGCTATCCGCGCGCCCCATATCGCCAGCTGCAATGCTTTTTTGATATTCTTCGCGCGTCACCTTCTCATAGAGTTCTTCGATTTCACCtctgaaaaaaggaaaattaaaaagttttctaGTAATTTAGATACATGAAAATGGTCT from Anastrepha obliqua isolate idAnaObli1 chromosome 2, idAnaObli1_1.0, whole genome shotgun sequence harbors:
- the LOC129239458 gene encoding mucin-2 translates to MYHRPKIFLFCLILLQIRPFCTFPTIDKPFPDSRNYLSRNEKQPLFKPPELEETIEEVQRILAQDPSLPRLTRGEIEELYEKVTREEYQKSIAAGDMGRADSMRALMLVLPFNTDNNTEENIQELYTRPPVTKVIGAYTSHPPIKFLTPDPSAPVKTETAPIGNFAATTYKPFYSLKTQKAFAPSPTTYHPPPPAPVIFKMTSPSQHAPIGFQPVTNSAAYETHVERNPTSKPVHRYSSHYSAKNADFLKQRKPMPQITTVRPVADVLESLGIVGQTQSRNRFTIDDYYAAESAPQPVISTYVPQTLSISNLKELQGYSLSPKIRPDAYASFKPLNIGEEIRVKPEVEGYLTRFGIVGGRKRKDLKKGNNLKGHVELAAGGSEISTAKLPRLGTVAGSNKAASSELEKLLQNLQELERLNVNPKVLTPTTTIRPTTSTTTTTTTTTTPAPTTPNLITNGEPLLIEPKKPRRRIDPNIDINFGSLGNHQTEAPNTDQLSKLLENLQELEKLRTNPSNVQKTIPPTTTAANAARAGAFQFAAPTPAPRTPSLVNRFNELALQSTPATRSSAQADAAQLQQVLRQLQTLEQANARTTKKPQTQPVRAGGGFLAGLGGLGGLGGVGGLGGALAPTDVFNLQKLLTDDRELERLYEQARAKQTGRKLATTTTPKPTTTTTQRTLILGDLDDADLQRLFEQARARTSTTVAPTTTTTTTTPRTPAPSYRELAQLQKYFAELDRARTSTTTSTTTTTTPAPTTTTSTHPPTTTTSTTTSTTTTTTPTPALSSTDLAHRITNSLSGLKPKKSDADNDQLQELISRVQQLERLNSAKIENSIRATTTDTPIPFVGFTTRKVNAPNSKYDDNRVLSNDFAHLQELYQQVASAEQGAFGRIEISTAATAAKPSAKRTQNFAQKIIDITNDTGSGSSLQEVDPSDFVQLQKLLSKVQELERVKIHGVQGVLEPVAPTPTVSSYTRDFSSLSNLVTSASVHTPTVHNSNGAQIIYPEKADKALEYKPFENILKTDSQQQNTATTARPHVAKKGNAVEEPTSSEELRELAMAAPANPTSSTYDKDFEHYQEFFKKLEDDERNSYKNMKPPMIYKTATKEPPRFIETHKPHEVSKQKSSNVQQKADLEELQKLLSNAQQLEKLGVTLPTELSQQIESKLIKPTPNGQLENQLETSTSKSVHIVMAAHPKSDREFNDLMSNSGLLQNDAEHKSTSTTFPTIKQDVTIAEDIVEESSEKEAFFSLTTPKSLTPREPKPTTSSALDLPIFSATKIIEAAIKRAANKIGVSTEQPLGFQRRSDTDVYADMDPGSMDDLMGEFSEMNYQLASPDVTVSTPQSDPTAPNSETEASQQTAAADESVDITKDLLELQRLIGNLQELQSLNLTVNSALLRQADAKYLETLKKQQTMADDTIKSRRQSVTPVVLATSESSTASIDTNTDDSDISPDPVDTQTAASASSDTNSAPEDTTTSSSSSTTTTEESRNGSLADLEDSFGGADTNKEEPKPPKRKNGFYFLADWNSFLEVGDGDDQVIVRLSPKIGDPRLFIPVKVP